Within the Flavobacterium sp. N502536 genome, the region GGTAAATGCTATTCTTATTCCGGTTTTTAAATATTGTTTTCTTTTCGATGTCTCAGATTTAGCATTAAAAATTCTACAGGGATGGTTATAGTAATGATAAATAGCGGCTTATGATTCTGTTTTTTTAAGTAGTAATTTTAACAAGGACTTTAAAATTAAAAACTGAATTCGTATATTGTTCTGCTAAAATCAAATATGCCAGGCATATACATTTTAAAAAATACCTGCTTTCAAACGTTTTTCAGTTCATTTTAATAGAAATCATTTAGATTATGAAAAAATCATTAATGCTCTGCATTGCATTCTTAACTCTTACAGCGTGCTCAAAACATCAAAAGGAAAAAAACATTGCTATCACCGGAATAGATTCCACATTGCGACCTGGTAATGATTTTTTTAAATATGTAAATGGTAAGTGGTACGATTCTGTATCAATACCTGCATCTCAGGCCGGAGTTGGTGTTTATATGTTTATGAATTATCCACAACGAATGCGATTGCAAGGGATATTGGACAGTATTTCGCAAAGCAAGAACCCAGAAGGAAGCATCGCACAAAAAGTAGGAGATTTTTATGCATCCGGTATGGATACTGTAACCATTGACAAACGTGGTTATACGCCTATCAAACCCCTGCTTGCCAAAATTGAAGCCATTAGCGATTTACCGTCCTTGATGAACTTTGTGGTGAACGAAGTAAAAGTTGGCAATTCGTCTATTATAGCTTTTGGAGTGTCAACCGATGATAAAAACAGCAGTATGAATATTGCTCAAATTTATCAAACGGGTATCGGTTTGCCTGATAGGGACTATTATTTCAAATCGGATTCATCGACTATTGCGATACAGGAATCGTATAAAAAATACCTTACTACGTTATTTCAACAAACCGGTAGCGATGCCAATGAGGCCAAAAAGAATGCTAATTTGGTTTACGACATAGACAAACAACTTGCTGTTGCGCATAAAACAAAAGTGGAGCTTCGTGATGTGCAGGCCAATTATAATAAAATAGCGGTAACAGATCTTGTAAAAAGACATCCTAACATTGGCTGGACTGCTTTCTTAAATACTTTAGGCGCTAAAACCGATTTCATTAATGTCGGTCAGCCTGCTTATTATGATGCCCTTAATAAGCTTTTAAAATCCATCCCTATTAATAATTGGAAAATTTACCTAAAAGCAAATTCTTTAGAAAGATATGCCGATGATTTAAGTAAACCTTTTGTAGATGCTTCATTTGAATATACCAAAGTGCTTTCGGGTCAGGCTGTTCAAAAATCACGTGGCGAAAAAATGGCGAGTGTACTTGACGCTTACTTAGGCGAAGCGCTGGGCGAATTGTACGTAAAGAAATATTTTTCGGAAGAGGCTAAAAAACGCATGTTGAT harbors:
- a CDS encoding M13 family metallopeptidase, which gives rise to MKKSLMLCIAFLTLTACSKHQKEKNIAITGIDSTLRPGNDFFKYVNGKWYDSVSIPASQAGVGVYMFMNYPQRMRLQGILDSISQSKNPEGSIAQKVGDFYASGMDTVTIDKRGYTPIKPLLAKIEAISDLPSLMNFVVNEVKVGNSSIIAFGVSTDDKNSSMNIAQIYQTGIGLPDRDYYFKSDSSTIAIQESYKKYLTTLFQQTGSDANEAKKNANLVYDIDKQLAVAHKTKVELRDVQANYNKIAVTDLVKRHPNIGWTAFLNTLGAKTDFINVGQPAYYDALNKLLKSIPINNWKIYLKANSLERYADDLSKPFVDASFEYTKVLSGQAVQKSRGEKMASVLDAYLGEALGELYVKKYFSEEAKKRMLILVNNLQKAYAVRIDKLEWMSPVTKQKAKEKLAAMTKKIGYPDKWRDYSKVRISRDAYFENMVSAATAAYQFQLAKLGKPVDKSEWYTTVPTVTAYNNPTANEIVFPAGILQPPYFDNNADDALNYGGIGMVIGHEITHTFDDQGAQYDKDGNLKNWWTKEDYAQFKSRIQQVINLYSTYTVLGDLHINGAMTVGENTADIAGLAVAYDAFKMTEQGKGNTKIDGYTPDQRFFISLAKIWRVKMKDEFLRLWINNNPHSPPIWRVNGTLMNTTPFYEAFNVQPGDKMFLPKKDRITIW